One window of Mucilaginibacter inviolabilis genomic DNA carries:
- a CDS encoding phosphopantothenoylcysteine decarboxylase domain-containing protein yields the protein MTTTTKGPLVLITAGPIREAIDPVRYISNHSSGKMGYAIAEAFLDQGCTVVLVSGPVGLTLTHTNLSIIQVQSADEMFAACLPYFDSAQVVVFAAAVADYKPAEIFTYKMKKSANEFELKMVKNVDIAYEFGRVKRDDQIAVGFALETNNEEQNAVHKLYKKNFDLIVLNSTQDSGATFGFDTNKITIINKDLVFQSFPLQSKQEAGRDITNAALKLAANHTPIIQHH from the coding sequence ATGACCACCACCACAAAGGGCCCTTTGGTATTAATTACCGCGGGCCCTATCCGGGAAGCCATTGACCCGGTACGCTATATCAGTAATCATTCATCGGGTAAAATGGGCTATGCTATTGCTGAAGCTTTTTTAGATCAAGGCTGTACGGTGGTACTGGTATCCGGGCCTGTAGGTTTAACATTAACCCACACTAACCTCAGCATTATCCAGGTTCAATCAGCAGATGAAATGTTTGCAGCCTGCCTGCCATATTTCGACTCAGCACAGGTTGTAGTTTTTGCAGCAGCAGTTGCCGATTATAAACCTGCCGAAATTTTTACTTACAAGATGAAGAAATCGGCCAATGAATTTGAGTTGAAAATGGTTAAGAATGTAGATATCGCTTACGAATTCGGGCGGGTGAAACGGGACGACCAAATCGCCGTAGGTTTTGCTTTAGAGACCAACAACGAAGAGCAAAACGCAGTACATAAATTGTATAAAAAGAACTTCGATCTTATTGTGCTTAACTCCACCCAGGATAGCGGCGCTACCTTCGGTTTTGATACCAATAAGATCACCATCATCAATAAAGATTTGGTATTTCAATCCTTCCCGCTTCAATCAAAGCAGGAGGCTGGTAGAGACATAACTAACGCCGCTTTAAAGCTGGCAGCTAATCATACCCCTATTATTCAGCATCATTAA
- a CDS encoding YHS domain-containing (seleno)protein: MKKMFALLVAALFIIRVASAQNATEFHKKQFNLDDSGLAIRGYDPVSYFTAHKAQEGKKDITLVTEGITYRFSSTQNRDLFKASPAKYQPQYGGWCAYAMGATGEKVDIDPGTFKLLDGKLYLFYNKFFNNTKKSWDKDESNLKRKADANWAKITQ, encoded by the coding sequence ATGAAAAAAATGTTCGCCCTGCTTGTTGCAGCTCTATTTATCATTCGCGTGGCCTCTGCACAAAACGCTACGGAATTTCACAAAAAACAATTTAACCTGGATGATTCCGGATTGGCCATCAGGGGTTATGATCCAGTTTCGTACTTCACAGCCCATAAAGCCCAGGAAGGAAAAAAAGATATTACCCTGGTTACTGAAGGCATCACTTATCGTTTTTCATCAACACAAAACAGGGATCTGTTCAAAGCCAGTCCGGCTAAATATCAGCCACAATATGGTGGTTGGTGTGCCTATGCCATGGGTGCAACCGGTGAGAAGGTAGACATCGATCCCGGTACTTTTAAGCTGCTCGATGGTAAGCTTTACCTCTTCTACAATAAGTTTTTCAACAACACCAAAAAATCCTGGGACAAAGACGAGAGCAATCTTAAAAGAAAAGCTGACGCCAACTGGGCAAAGATCACTCAGTAA
- a CDS encoding YHS domain-containing (seleno)protein: MKRTILIAFIAFLGIAQAKAQKSEIFAPGGKAIKGYDPVAFFTESKPVKGSDSLSYQWKDATWLFASRKNLEVFKSDPDKYAPQYGGYCAYGLSQGHKAPTQTDTWTVVNDKLYFNYNSKVKELWVKDQQSLIKTADEKWPALKDNN, translated from the coding sequence ATGAAACGTACCATTCTAATCGCCTTCATCGCTTTTTTAGGCATAGCACAGGCAAAAGCACAAAAATCAGAAATATTTGCACCGGGTGGCAAAGCTATCAAAGGTTACGATCCCGTTGCTTTTTTCACAGAATCAAAACCAGTGAAAGGTTCAGATAGCCTAAGCTATCAATGGAAGGATGCTACCTGGCTTTTCGCATCCCGCAAAAACCTGGAAGTATTTAAATCAGATCCGGATAAATATGCACCTCAATATGGTGGTTACTGCGCTTATGGTTTATCACAAGGTCACAAGGCGCCTACCCAAACCGATACCTGGACTGTGGTAAATGACAAGCTTTATTTCAACTACAACAGCAAAGTGAAAGAGTTATGGGTAAAAGATCAGCAAAGCCTGATTAAAACCGCTGATGAAAAATGGCCAGCACTAAAGGATAACAACTAA
- a CDS encoding NRDE family protein, whose product MCTVTYIPGKDGFFLTSNRDEHVTRGIALAPAIYNAGSAKLLYPKDPDKHGSWIAAKNNGDLVVLLNGAFVNHTKQKDYRKSRGLVLKEIIEAELPAHHYHNMDLDGVEPFTLILYTSGELYECRWDGEEKHTTSISMNLPHIWSSTTLYDQTAANKRENWFSDWQRSDYPKTANNILHFHKYAGEGDQKDSLVINRDGKMKTMSVTNISVMHGNITMTYEDLKANKQYINELAIESPAQINQPRILPRFFAIKRFFIRLFNWEYWSLNTVYAPIMFYWFWLSFKSRSFFFFNTANPQIENGGFAMESKWLIHHQIPEPYKPETFFFKAGTPAEQIKQVIKQENLNYPLILKPDIGGRGVLVKKIHSDDELAPYVQSMKVDFLVQAFIPYQQEVGIFYYRIPGQDKGHISGIVGKEFLTVTGDGRLTIAELLAREPRYLLQLPELMITNAEELQQVLPSGEKRVLVPYGNHARGAKFIDLSHQISDELTQTIDAVCRQIPEFYFGRMDVMYNTWEELCQGKNFAIVELNGAGSEPTHIYDPKHSIFFAWKEIMKHWKLLHTISTINHKNKNLKYMTYAEGMQMLKDNTNYLKLIA is encoded by the coding sequence ATGTGCACAGTAACCTATATTCCCGGCAAGGATGGTTTCTTTTTGACCTCCAACAGGGATGAACATGTGACCCGAGGCATCGCCCTTGCTCCGGCAATTTACAATGCCGGAAGCGCTAAATTACTTTATCCCAAAGACCCGGATAAGCATGGCAGCTGGATAGCAGCCAAAAACAATGGCGACCTCGTGGTACTGCTTAACGGGGCGTTTGTAAATCATACCAAACAAAAAGATTACCGCAAAAGCCGCGGACTGGTGTTAAAGGAAATTATCGAAGCAGAACTTCCTGCACATCATTACCACAATATGGATCTGGACGGTGTTGAACCTTTTACATTGATCCTGTACACCTCGGGCGAGTTATATGAATGCCGCTGGGATGGTGAAGAAAAACATACCACGTCCATCAGCATGAATCTGCCCCATATCTGGTCGTCGACTACACTATATGATCAAACGGCGGCAAATAAACGGGAGAACTGGTTTAGCGACTGGCAGCGGTCCGACTATCCAAAAACAGCAAACAACATCCTTCATTTTCACAAATATGCCGGTGAAGGAGACCAGAAAGACAGCCTGGTGATTAACCGCGATGGAAAAATGAAAACAATGAGCGTAACCAACATCAGCGTAATGCATGGCAATATCACCATGACCTACGAAGACCTAAAAGCAAACAAACAATATATAAATGAGCTGGCCATTGAAAGCCCTGCTCAAATAAATCAGCCGAGAATATTGCCACGCTTTTTTGCTATAAAACGCTTTTTCATCAGGCTTTTTAATTGGGAATACTGGTCGCTCAACACGGTGTATGCCCCTATTATGTTCTATTGGTTTTGGCTGAGTTTTAAATCACGTTCATTTTTCTTTTTCAATACCGCGAACCCACAGATCGAAAACGGCGGTTTTGCCATGGAAAGCAAATGGCTCATCCATCACCAGATACCCGAACCATACAAACCCGAAACTTTTTTCTTTAAAGCAGGAACACCTGCGGAGCAAATAAAACAAGTCATCAAACAGGAAAATTTAAACTATCCATTAATCCTGAAACCCGATATTGGCGGCCGAGGGGTACTGGTTAAGAAAATACACAGCGATGATGAACTAGCTCCATATGTACAATCCATGAAGGTTGACTTTTTGGTACAGGCATTTATTCCATACCAACAGGAGGTGGGGATATTTTATTACAGAATACCGGGCCAGGACAAAGGCCATATATCGGGTATTGTAGGTAAGGAGTTTTTAACCGTTACCGGAGATGGCCGATTAACCATTGCGGAATTGCTGGCCAGAGAACCACGCTATCTATTACAGCTCCCCGAACTGATGATCACCAACGCCGAAGAGCTTCAACAGGTGTTACCATCGGGCGAAAAACGCGTATTGGTTCCTTATGGCAACCATGCCAGGGGTGCAAAATTTATTGATCTCAGCCACCAGATCTCGGATGAATTAACCCAGACTATCGATGCGGTTTGCAGGCAGATACCTGAATTCTATTTCGGCAGGATGGATGTGATGTACAATACCTGGGAAGAACTGTGCCAGGGGAAAAACTTCGCTATTGTGGAGCTGAACGGCGCCGGCAGCGAGCCTACCCATATTTATGATCCCAAACACTCCATCTTTTTTGCCTGGAAAGAGATCATGAAACATTGGAAACTTTTACATACCATCAGCACCATCAACCATAAAAATAAAAACCTTAAATACATGACCTATGCCGAAGGCATGCAAATGTTAAAGGATAATACTAACTATTTAAAACTGATCGCCTAA
- a CDS encoding RagB/SusD family nutrient uptake outer membrane protein has protein sequence MKKYINKYIIAIIICGVGLITSCKKYINEGPIDTPTDDNFWSSERAAESGLAGAYGLLRTALTNGNAYFILGDATANEFTYGSDWTLASLSSANQWNFNYVPYNESVLHNWTSFYQVISQCNLILSKVPNIPAANFTDDPVATKNQILGEAYFIRAYCYYYITQVWGQPVIVTQAYTDPINAKPIARSSDADGFNQVVSDLKKSSALLSYSYSDASKVAVQASKGSAMALLSKVYMWQKQYQLASAAADSVIQYGNYSLESGVNFSNIFKGQSPESIFEINMIYSPNQNEAQSGSSGVFSIFLADPLVKGKSSSWAVNKDLINSLYDTTKVSSDVRVKSTFYGLHSTSTLMVKYANVIYQNPQQQTLPFVSNNMVVLRLADILLLKAEADLNLGNTGSALTYLNRVRQRAGLTPYVFTGQNDLLYTIMDERGRELYGEGQWYFDLVRSGLITNPNYANSIDGYLPNRITNRGYLWPLDLRTLLPQDPLLTQNAWWAAAGQ, from the coding sequence ATGAAAAAGTATATTAATAAATACATTATAGCTATAATTATTTGCGGCGTTGGATTAATTACCTCGTGCAAAAAATATATCAACGAAGGACCAATTGACACCCCAACCGACGATAATTTCTGGTCGAGCGAAAGGGCCGCAGAAAGCGGACTGGCGGGTGCATATGGACTGTTACGTACAGCCTTAACCAATGGCAACGCCTATTTTATTTTAGGAGACGCTACCGCAAATGAATTTACCTATGGCAGCGATTGGACATTAGCCTCCCTAAGTTCAGCCAACCAGTGGAATTTCAATTACGTTCCTTACAACGAGTCGGTGCTACACAACTGGACCAGCTTTTATCAGGTTATAAGTCAATGTAATTTGATACTAAGCAAAGTACCCAATATTCCGGCAGCTAACTTCACAGATGACCCCGTGGCTACTAAGAACCAGATTTTGGGTGAAGCATATTTTATCAGAGCCTATTGCTATTATTATATTACCCAGGTTTGGGGACAGCCGGTTATTGTTACCCAAGCTTATACAGACCCCATCAACGCCAAACCTATAGCCCGCAGTTCAGATGCAGATGGGTTTAACCAGGTGGTTAGCGACCTTAAAAAGAGTTCCGCCCTTTTAAGCTACAGTTATTCCGATGCTTCAAAAGTTGCTGTTCAGGCAAGTAAAGGATCGGCTATGGCGCTTTTATCAAAGGTTTATATGTGGCAAAAACAATATCAATTGGCATCAGCAGCAGCTGACAGTGTGATACAATATGGCAACTATTCACTGGAATCAGGTGTAAATTTCTCCAATATATTTAAAGGCCAAAGCCCGGAAAGCATTTTTGAGATCAACATGATCTACTCGCCAAATCAGAATGAAGCACAAAGCGGAAGTAGCGGGGTCTTTTCTATTTTCCTGGCAGACCCGCTTGTAAAAGGTAAAAGTTCAAGCTGGGCGGTAAATAAAGACCTGATCAATAGTTTATATGATACTACCAAGGTGAGTAGCGACGTGAGGGTTAAATCTACATTTTATGGTTTGCATAGTACAAGTACCTTAATGGTTAAATATGCCAACGTAATCTACCAGAATCCACAACAGCAAACGCTTCCTTTTGTAAGCAATAACATGGTTGTTTTACGCCTTGCCGATATCCTTTTATTAAAAGCCGAAGCTGATCTGAACCTGGGAAATACCGGCAGTGCATTAACTTATCTTAATCGCGTACGTCAACGGGCAGGCCTTACCCCTTATGTTTTTACTGGTCAAAATGATTTACTGTATACCATTATGGATGAACGGGGAAGAGAATTATATGGTGAAGGTCAATGGTATTTTGATCTTGTACGATCGGGCCTTATTACTAATCCCAACTATGCAAATTCCATAGATGGCTATTTGCCTAATCGCATAACCAATCGGGGTTATTTATGGCCGCTTGATCTGAGAACTCTTTTACCCCAGGATCCATTGCTAACACAAAATGCATGGTGGGCAGCAGCAGGTCAGTAA
- a CDS encoding fasciclin domain-containing protein, which yields MKNIIKFFMISALAGIILVSCKKNDYIVGGKLENTTTTLSTYDYLKSNRYNMFDTLLLVIDKAGLKDVINQKGITFYAPTDFSINNYLQAKTLQAQKKNPFAKYSIDTLIKYDLNVFKDSLNTYIIPQTVTYGSLTGNGVVFNTSKTGSQAVISFEKTYDPTLGYTSATSTAPSIEYYTFIKGKLPTVVVASDIPDTVGVRVRCQTTGLTTSTGQLNVLSNTHVLFFKQ from the coding sequence ATGAAAAATATAATTAAATTCTTTATGATCTCTGCATTAGCCGGTATCATATTGGTTTCATGCAAAAAAAACGATTATATCGTTGGTGGTAAGCTGGAAAACACAACCACAACTTTAAGCACTTATGACTATTTAAAAAGTAACAGATATAATATGTTTGATACTTTATTATTGGTGATTGATAAGGCCGGATTAAAAGATGTGATCAATCAAAAAGGCATTACATTTTATGCACCAACAGATTTTTCCATTAACAATTATTTACAGGCAAAAACTCTACAGGCTCAAAAAAAGAACCCATTTGCCAAATACAGTATCGACACTTTAATCAAGTATGATCTGAATGTATTCAAAGACTCATTAAATACATATATCATCCCTCAAACAGTAACCTATGGTTCGCTAACCGGAAACGGAGTTGTTTTCAATACGTCAAAAACCGGGAGTCAGGCAGTTATATCGTTCGAAAAAACATATGACCCTACTTTAGGATACACCTCGGCTACCAGCACAGCTCCAAGTATAGAATATTACACCTTTATTAAAGGGAAACTACCAACTGTAGTAGTTGCATCTGATATACCGGATACAGTTGGCGTCAGGGTACGGTGCCAAACAACAGGTCTTACCACCTCTACAGGCCAGCTTAATGTGCTTAGTAATACACATGTTTTATTTTTTAAACAATAA
- a CDS encoding DUF5007 domain-containing protein — MKRNLFLYIPLLIICLVASYACKKTGNGFLSPYIHYEQNPIIIPKGRAFLSAGLNGDGTSQPFSVRVIHFYDKATGKIVDDLFSKTYPVSVWTGLYDPKTDTTLQLINAKLKTVNVAPISINPSSGQILGNYGALQLPAGEYQFDLEIKNETGTKIYPKIGDFLLRDTTTFESVPTIGSTSETRIMVGNESKSVGGKPPLLTVTRVADTPNVITVKYMDKNGVFFNPKKGEIISRPAAGLNPNPPYLQSLQQYTKSYYYTDDAMVFKFPFTPFPLNSLGNGYNIYQRIPTQFVHNDGLPDGMYSLNLRFPIRIYVPGSYLVVEQTIDAAHN, encoded by the coding sequence ATGAAACGTAATCTATTTTTATATATCCCATTACTCATTATATGTTTAGTAGCAAGCTACGCGTGCAAAAAAACAGGCAATGGTTTCTTAAGTCCATATATTCATTACGAGCAAAACCCTATCATTATTCCTAAAGGGCGGGCATTTCTTAGTGCAGGATTGAATGGCGACGGTACCTCGCAACCTTTTTCTGTAAGGGTTATCCATTTTTATGATAAGGCAACCGGTAAAATTGTAGATGATTTATTTAGCAAAACATACCCTGTTTCGGTTTGGACAGGATTATATGATCCTAAAACAGATACCACCCTGCAATTGATTAATGCTAAACTTAAAACCGTTAACGTAGCCCCAATTTCTATTAATCCTTCCAGTGGTCAGATATTGGGTAACTACGGAGCCCTGCAACTACCCGCCGGCGAATATCAATTTGACCTGGAAATAAAAAATGAAACCGGGACAAAAATTTATCCCAAAATTGGCGATTTTTTACTCAGGGACACTACCACCTTCGAATCGGTGCCAACCATCGGATCAACCAGCGAAACCAGGATAATGGTTGGCAATGAAAGTAAATCTGTGGGAGGTAAACCACCGTTGTTAACAGTAACCAGAGTTGCCGATACACCCAATGTGATCACCGTTAAGTATATGGACAAAAACGGCGTATTCTTCAACCCCAAAAAGGGCGAGATTATCAGCAGACCGGCAGCCGGTTTAAATCCAAATCCTCCCTATTTACAATCGCTGCAACAGTATACCAAATCATATTATTATACAGACGATGCTATGGTATTTAAATTTCCATTTACACCATTTCCGTTAAACTCCCTGGGTAATGGATATAATATTTATCAAAGGATCCCAACCCAGTTTGTGCATAATGATGGATTACCTGATGGCATGTATAGTTTAAATCTTCGGTTCCCTATACGAATATATGTGCCGGGTTCTTACCTGGTAGTTGAACAAACCATAGATGCAGCACACAACTAG
- a CDS encoding DUF3472 domain-containing protein, with the protein MKLNIKYLFIPILTLATATHSLAQQSCPKWGPYVKTVKMNKIKAELMMADVMFPADGLAPYTYACSVQFGIGKSGGYCGIQKAGLNETRMPNNIFSIWDFPNKVQLSAQYKDPLTFVGGFGGEGTGLHSHADFGWKPGHWYTNIVKRWTVNDSTTMVGYWIYDQSEKTYRHYVTFMVPEKEAMLHGDIGSFLENFADDQKRSRTAVYKSYWMLTDQNKWAHPDSLVAEAGEGSWKAEKYGNDGVKVTSCGTTPGQPKTFYPTHQKDKPEIQPASIYDLASYYDHSQKKIFVNWSMLPTATPQLSYEIKIYENSSYTGNPIASIKGTDPDLTSTGFLVKDMNLKAQDYYIALQITDIFGQFSPVKKTVLEEKKP; encoded by the coding sequence ATGAAATTAAATATAAAATACCTTTTTATTCCGATACTAACACTAGCCACTGCAACACATAGTTTAGCCCAGCAAAGCTGCCCAAAATGGGGACCCTATGTAAAAACAGTCAAAATGAATAAAATCAAAGCCGAGCTGATGATGGCAGATGTAATGTTTCCGGCGGATGGTTTGGCTCCTTATACCTATGCCTGCAGCGTGCAGTTTGGCATTGGTAAAAGCGGTGGTTATTGCGGGATACAAAAAGCAGGCTTAAATGAAACACGTATGCCCAATAACATATTTTCCATTTGGGACTTTCCTAATAAGGTTCAGCTATCCGCACAATATAAAGACCCGTTAACTTTTGTTGGCGGCTTTGGTGGTGAGGGTACAGGTTTACATTCTCATGCCGATTTTGGTTGGAAGCCCGGTCATTGGTATACCAATATTGTAAAACGATGGACGGTAAATGATTCTACAACCATGGTGGGCTACTGGATATATGACCAAAGCGAGAAAACTTACCGGCATTATGTAACCTTTATGGTGCCCGAAAAAGAAGCTATGCTTCATGGAGATATCGGCAGCTTTCTGGAAAATTTTGCCGATGATCAAAAAAGATCCAGAACAGCTGTTTACAAATCTTACTGGATGTTAACTGATCAGAACAAATGGGCACACCCAGACTCGTTGGTGGCTGAAGCTGGTGAAGGTTCATGGAAGGCGGAAAAGTATGGTAATGATGGCGTAAAGGTAACTTCATGCGGCACAACTCCGGGACAGCCAAAAACCTTTTATCCTACCCATCAAAAAGATAAACCGGAGATTCAGCCGGCAAGTATTTATGATCTGGCTTCCTATTATGATCACTCCCAGAAAAAGATTTTTGTGAACTGGAGCATGCTGCCAACCGCAACGCCACAGTTAAGCTATGAGATAAAAATATACGAAAATAGCTCATACACTGGCAATCCTATTGCATCTATCAAAGGCACCGACCCCGACCTCACCAGTACAGGATTTTTGGTTAAAGACATGAACCTGAAAGCCCAGGACTACTATATTGCCCTGCAGATAACAGATATTTTTGGCCAGTTTTCTCCCGTTAAAAAAACAGTTTTGGAAGAAAAAAAGCCATAG
- a CDS encoding DoxX family protein, which translates to MTSTPINILAWILRLAAAIIMLQTLYFKFTAAPESVYIFSTLGLEPWGRIGIGSLELIASILLLIPKTTSLGALLAVGIMAGALLAHITQLGIVVQNDGGQLFGLALAVFICCSILLLIFRKQLVSYIPFIHA; encoded by the coding sequence ATGACAAGCACTCCAATCAATATTTTAGCCTGGATATTGCGCCTTGCCGCCGCGATAATTATGCTCCAAACCTTATATTTTAAGTTTACTGCAGCACCGGAATCAGTATATATTTTTTCAACCCTTGGTCTGGAACCCTGGGGACGGATCGGCATCGGCTCTTTAGAACTTATAGCCTCTATCCTGCTGTTAATTCCCAAAACCACCAGCTTAGGCGCACTCCTGGCCGTAGGCATTATGGCCGGCGCGCTACTGGCACACATCACCCAATTAGGCATCGTGGTACAAAACGACGGCGGGCAGTTATTTGGATTGGCATTAGCCGTTTTCATCTGCTGCTCCATTCTCCTGTTGATATTCAGAAAACAGCTGGTGTCCTATATCCCATTTATTCACGCTTAG
- a CDS encoding Crp/Fnr family transcriptional regulator, giving the protein MQAKEILQAHIAKTISLTDEQFDYLFSHFKQRSFKKGQVIIAAGDKVDHEYFVLDGCLKSFYVNDDLKMFILQFAMPTWWASDYNALYSHAKATINLDCITDAEVLYLSNDDREKLCNEIHQVEHFFRWRTNKGYVASQKRLLSFMNNDAKHRYEELLAQYPALYNIVPKHLIAAYLGVSRETLSRLYHS; this is encoded by the coding sequence ATGCAAGCCAAAGAAATACTCCAGGCACATATCGCCAAAACTATATCGTTAACGGATGAGCAGTTCGATTATCTTTTTTCGCATTTCAAACAGCGGTCTTTCAAAAAAGGGCAGGTTATTATTGCTGCCGGCGATAAGGTAGATCATGAATATTTTGTGCTGGATGGCTGCCTGAAGTCATTCTATGTCAATGATGATCTGAAAATGTTCATCCTCCAATTTGCTATGCCAACCTGGTGGGCATCGGATTACAATGCTCTATATAGCCATGCCAAAGCAACTATCAATTTAGATTGTATTACCGATGCCGAGGTGCTTTACCTCTCCAATGACGACCGCGAAAAACTCTGCAACGAGATTCACCAGGTAGAACATTTTTTTCGCTGGCGTACCAATAAAGGTTATGTAGCCTCCCAAAAAAGACTATTATCATTCATGAACAACGATGCCAAACATCGCTACGAAGAGCTGCTGGCCCAATATCCCGCGCTATACAATATCGTCCCCAAGCATTTGATTGCCGCCTATTTGGGAGTTTCGCGTGAAACGCTGAGTAGGCTTTATCATTCCTGA
- a CDS encoding LysE family translocator, protein MSRYFKLFFAAFSISFIGALPIGTLNTSVANYALNNNFMGAFEFGFAAILVEVSLVRVALFLLDKLGHLQKLFRYLSVVFCFAILYLAYKSLEAAFHMRNFEDTLPFIGMQPFYSGLVLSLLNPLHIPFWLGWTAVLKGRKVLYSNTANYNVYITAIGTGTFLAFLIYGCAGNYLMNVLKAQHNLINWILGCTLLLTGVVLAYKIIFRKIQLKVA, encoded by the coding sequence ATGTCCAGATATTTCAAATTATTTTTCGCCGCTTTCAGCATCAGTTTTATTGGGGCATTGCCTATAGGCACCTTAAATACCAGCGTTGCCAATTATGCGCTCAATAATAATTTCATGGGAGCCTTTGAGTTTGGCTTTGCCGCCATTTTGGTAGAAGTAAGCCTGGTTAGGGTGGCTTTGTTTTTGCTCGATAAGCTCGGTCATTTACAAAAGCTGTTCAGATATTTAAGCGTGGTATTTTGCTTTGCCATTTTGTACTTGGCATATAAAAGTCTGGAAGCGGCATTTCATATGCGCAATTTTGAGGACACACTGCCATTTATAGGGATGCAGCCCTTTTATTCGGGCCTGGTGCTCAGTTTGCTTAACCCGCTCCATATTCCGTTTTGGTTGGGCTGGACGGCGGTGCTAAAAGGCAGAAAAGTATTGTACTCCAATACAGCCAATTATAATGTATATATAACCGCTATTGGTACGGGCACTTTCCTGGCATTTTTAATCTATGGCTGCGCCGGGAATTACCTCATGAACGTATTGAAAGCTCAGCATAACCTCATCAACTGGATATTGGGCTGTACTCTATTATTAACCGGAGTAGTATTGGCCTATAAGATCATCTTCCGAAAAATCCAGTTAAAAGTTGCATAA
- a CDS encoding thioredoxin family protein, whose product MKIFQKIMMIAVVAGLCFSITACTRRYKPMLSSHDGVNFKTISLVQAEEIAKAENKPLFVFAHASWCPTCKKMEQEVLVQKKLGDVYNQQFIDVAIDIDSPEGHKLNDRYKIRATPTLFFLNADGSITKKAEGFMTAEELLATADGLKIK is encoded by the coding sequence ATGAAAATCTTTCAAAAAATAATGATGATCGCGGTCGTTGCCGGATTATGTTTCAGTATTACCGCTTGCACCAGGCGGTACAAGCCCATGTTAAGCTCGCATGATGGCGTCAACTTTAAGACCATTTCTTTGGTGCAAGCAGAAGAAATTGCCAAGGCCGAAAATAAACCCCTGTTTGTGTTTGCCCATGCCTCCTGGTGCCCTACCTGCAAAAAAATGGAGCAGGAAGTATTGGTTCAGAAAAAGCTGGGCGATGTTTATAACCAGCAATTTATAGATGTAGCCATTGATATTGACAGCCCTGAGGGACACAAGCTAAACGACAGGTACAAGATCAGGGCGACACCAACTTTGTTCTTTTTGAATGCTGATGGTAGCATTACAAAAAAAGCGGAAGGGTTTATGACTGCCGAAGAGTTACTAGCGACAGCTGATGGCCTGAAAATAAAGTAG
- a CDS encoding DinB family protein, whose protein sequence is MKLKKPIINLLEQLEFVIDHLTNEQYTQPVKLLSHSSIGQHTRHILEFFIELYKGYESGLVDYDKRIRNHAIESDKNAAISALHQIADQLVRPDKSFVLQVEYGAEVDHRAEVVTNYLRELVYNMEHTVHHMALIRIGVNAVSEIDIPEEFGVAASTLKYRKACAQ, encoded by the coding sequence ATGAAACTTAAAAAGCCCATCATAAACTTACTGGAACAACTGGAGTTTGTTATTGACCATTTGACCAACGAACAATATACACAACCTGTAAAACTATTATCCCACTCAAGCATAGGGCAGCATACCCGCCATATCCTGGAGTTTTTTATCGAACTGTATAAAGGCTACGAAAGTGGCCTAGTCGATTATGATAAACGTATCCGGAACCATGCTATTGAATCTGATAAAAACGCGGCCATTTCAGCCTTGCATCAAATAGCTGATCAATTGGTTAGGCCCGATAAGAGCTTTGTTTTACAGGTAGAATATGGAGCTGAGGTCGATCACCGGGCCGAAGTAGTGACCAACTATTTACGCGAACTGGTTTACAATATGGAACATACGGTTCATCACATGGCGCTTATCCGCATTGGTGTAAACGCGGTGTCAGAGATCGACATACCCGAAGAATTTGGCGTAGCTGCTTCCACACTTAAATACAGGAAGGCATGTGCACAGTAA